In one window of Kitasatospora sp. MMS16-BH015 DNA:
- a CDS encoding phosphatidylinositol-specific phospholipase C domain-containing protein, with amino-acid sequence MTVRRTVAAALLAVAAAAFALPTQQATASGAGQLPFASATTVGLHNTYDPAAFGYLAQALDTGTSMVELDAWTDIVTKEWKVSHSNPLGNSNNCVNASSAAQLYSGGANKDLESCFDDLRVWLDAHPQSGPLVVKLELKAGFSANNGMGPDQLDALIAAHLGSRVFRPADLLAKPGGGSYPTLDAAAQAGNWPSRQALSGRVLVDVIPGTVEENNPFDTLHTDVEYSRHLRDLVAAGKAGQAQVFPVVHNAAAGDPRTAYSDSTIRPWFVVFDGDASAYLGGGIDTSWYDARHYLLVMTDAQNVAPAISATDPTADQAQARTTQLAAAHASIVSSDWRHLPSVQQLVLPRG; translated from the coding sequence TTGACCGTCCGCCGTACCGTCGCCGCCGCTCTGCTGGCCGTGGCCGCCGCCGCCTTCGCCCTGCCCACCCAGCAGGCGACCGCGAGCGGGGCCGGGCAGCTGCCGTTCGCCTCGGCCACCACCGTCGGGCTGCACAACACCTACGACCCGGCCGCCTTCGGCTACCTCGCGCAGGCGCTGGACACCGGCACCAGCATGGTCGAGCTGGACGCGTGGACCGACATCGTGACCAAGGAGTGGAAGGTCAGCCACTCCAACCCGCTGGGCAACAGCAACAACTGCGTCAATGCGAGCAGCGCCGCGCAGCTCTACTCGGGCGGGGCCAACAAGGACCTGGAGAGCTGCTTCGACGACCTGCGGGTCTGGCTCGACGCGCACCCGCAATCCGGGCCGCTGGTGGTCAAGTTGGAGCTGAAGGCGGGCTTCTCGGCCAACAACGGGATGGGGCCGGACCAGCTGGACGCGCTGATCGCCGCCCACCTGGGCAGCCGGGTCTTCCGCCCGGCCGATCTCCTGGCCAAGCCCGGCGGCGGCTCGTACCCGACCCTGGACGCGGCGGCCCAGGCGGGCAACTGGCCGAGTCGGCAGGCGCTTTCGGGCCGGGTGCTGGTGGACGTGATACCCGGCACGGTGGAGGAGAACAACCCCTTCGACACCCTGCACACCGACGTCGAGTACTCCCGGCACCTGCGCGACCTGGTGGCGGCCGGCAAGGCGGGCCAGGCCCAAGTCTTCCCGGTGGTGCACAACGCCGCCGCCGGCGACCCCCGCACCGCGTACTCCGACTCGACCATCCGCCCGTGGTTCGTGGTCTTCGACGGTGACGCCTCCGCCTACCTGGGCGGCGGGATCGACACCTCCTGGTACGACGCCCGGCACTACCTGCTGGTGATGACGGACGCCCAGAACGTGGCCCCCGCGATCAGCGCCACCGACCCGACGGCCGATCAGGCCCAGGCCCGCACCACCCAGTTGGCCGCCGCCCACGCGAGCATCGTCTCCAGCGACTGGCGCCACCTGCCGAGCGTCCAGCAGCTGGTGCTGCCGCGCGGCTGA
- a CDS encoding Fpg/Nei family DNA glycosylase: protein MPELPEVEALAERMAELCAGRVLARVDVLSFQVLKTFDPPVTALHGQAIRAVGRHGKFLDLVTADGLHLVLHLARAGWIRHHASFPARSQPLKAGRGPLALRLHLDDGSGFDVTEQGTTKRLAAYVVTDPHQVPGIEKLGADPLGLTIEQLTALTAGVRRRLKTLLTDQTVLAGIGNAYSDEILHAARLSPYALAAGLTPEQLAALHAAIRATLGAALDRARAGAAADTLKSDKKSAMAVHGREGLPCPVCGETVRSVNFADSSLQYCPHCQTGGRVLADRRLSRLLK from the coding sequence ATGCCTGAGTTGCCGGAAGTAGAAGCCCTGGCCGAGCGGATGGCGGAGCTCTGCGCCGGGCGGGTCCTGGCCCGCGTCGACGTGCTCTCGTTCCAGGTGCTCAAGACCTTCGACCCGCCGGTCACGGCCCTGCACGGGCAGGCGATCCGGGCCGTCGGCCGGCACGGGAAGTTCCTCGACCTGGTCACGGCCGACGGGCTCCACCTGGTGCTGCACCTGGCCCGCGCCGGGTGGATCCGCCACCACGCGAGCTTCCCGGCCCGGAGTCAGCCGCTCAAGGCCGGCCGCGGGCCCCTCGCGCTGCGCCTGCACCTGGACGACGGCTCGGGCTTCGACGTCACCGAGCAGGGCACCACCAAGCGCCTCGCCGCGTACGTGGTCACCGACCCCCACCAGGTGCCCGGCATCGAGAAGCTCGGCGCCGACCCGCTCGGCCTCACCATCGAGCAGCTCACCGCCCTCACCGCCGGAGTCCGCCGTCGGCTCAAGACCCTCCTCACCGACCAGACGGTCCTGGCCGGGATCGGCAACGCCTACTCGGACGAGATCCTGCACGCCGCCCGGCTCTCCCCGTACGCCCTGGCGGCCGGCCTGACGCCCGAACAGCTGGCCGCCCTGCACGCCGCGATCCGCGCCACCCTCGGGGCCGCCCTCGACCGGGCCCGGGCCGGGGCCGCCGCCGACACGCTCAAATCGGACAAGAAGAGCGCGATGGCCGTGCACGGCCGCGAGGGCCTGCCCTGCCCGGTCTGCGGGGAGACCGTCCGCTCGGTCAACTTCGCCGACTCCTCGCTCCAGTACTGCCCGCACTGCCAGACCGGCGGCCGGGTGCTGGCCGACCGCCGCCTCTCCCGGTTGCTGAAGTAG
- a CDS encoding IS30 family transposase → MSNTEACRIVGVDRRTGQKWRNGRKPTGTQRTAPAPLDLDGKPAPPTGPAGRSRFLTEAERIHIADRLREKATVRAIAAELGRSPSTVSREITRNAHPVSGAYRPHAAQARANARRPRPKPRKIGQTPELRDFIQHLLDLRWSPEQICQALRETFPDRPEMHVAVETVYQTLYLQGRGELRREVAAALRTGRARRIPHRQAATRRPRFAHPMVMISERPAEADDRAVPGHWEGDLIIGKDGASAIGTLVERATRYVMLLHLPAGRGAEQVRDALVATVQTLPAHLRRSLAWDQGAEMARHADFTIATDVPVYFCDPASPWQRGSNENTNGLLRQYFPKGTDLSVHSPEHLAAVAAQLNGRPRKTLDWDTPAERLHKLHTA, encoded by the coding sequence GTGAGCAACACCGAGGCATGCCGGATCGTCGGCGTCGACCGCAGGACCGGCCAGAAGTGGCGTAACGGGCGCAAGCCGACCGGCACCCAGCGCACGGCGCCGGCTCCCCTCGACCTCGACGGGAAGCCGGCGCCGCCGACCGGGCCGGCAGGGCGGTCACGGTTCCTGACCGAGGCGGAACGGATCCACATCGCCGACCGGCTGCGGGAGAAGGCCACCGTCCGGGCAATCGCCGCGGAACTCGGCCGCAGCCCGTCCACCGTCAGCCGGGAGATCACCCGCAACGCCCACCCGGTCAGCGGCGCCTACCGCCCGCACGCGGCCCAGGCCCGCGCGAACGCCCGCCGGCCCCGCCCCAAACCGCGCAAGATCGGGCAGACTCCCGAGCTGCGGGACTTCATCCAGCACCTCCTGGACCTGAGGTGGAGCCCGGAGCAGATCTGCCAGGCTCTACGGGAAACCTTCCCCGACCGGCCGGAGATGCACGTGGCTGTCGAAACCGTCTACCAGACCCTCTACCTCCAGGGCCGGGGCGAGTTGCGCCGCGAGGTCGCCGCCGCCCTGCGCACCGGCCGGGCCCGGCGGATCCCGCACCGGCAGGCCGCCACCCGCCGCCCCCGCTTCGCCCACCCCATGGTCATGATCAGCGAACGCCCCGCGGAGGCGGACGACCGGGCCGTCCCCGGCCACTGGGAGGGCGACCTGATCATCGGCAAGGACGGCGCCTCGGCGATCGGCACCCTGGTCGAGCGCGCCACCCGCTACGTCATGCTCCTGCACCTCCCGGCCGGCCGCGGCGCCGAACAGGTCCGCGACGCCCTCGTGGCGACCGTCCAGACCCTGCCCGCCCACCTCAGGCGGTCCCTGGCCTGGGACCAGGGCGCCGAGATGGCCCGGCACGCCGACTTCACGATCGCCACCGACGTCCCGGTCTACTTCTGCGACCCCGCCAGCCCCTGGCAGCGCGGCTCCAACGAGAACACCAACGGCCTGCTCCGCCAGTACTTCCCCAAGGGCACCGACCTGTCCGTCCACAGCCCCGAACACCTGGCCGCCGTCGCCGCCCAACTCAACGGCCGCCCACGCAAAACGCTCGACTGGGACACCCCAGCCGAGCGCCTGCATAAACTCCACACGGCCTAG
- a CDS encoding PLP-dependent aminotransferase family protein yields MNERSSGAELAAILRSELDRYPVGGRLPSSRALMERHQVSPVTVSRAIAQLVAEGAVVSRPGAGVFRTAPPRPPAATADLSWQEVALSAEAGQPPARSTDPSGVLGALTVQPPDVIDLNSGYLHSSLQPERALSAALARAGRRPGAWERPPVDGLAELRAWFARDIGGSLTTSEVLVSAGGQSALTTALRSLAAPGAPVLVESPTYPGTLAVARAAGLRPVPVPMDTEGIRTDLLADAFGATRARVLVCQPLFQNPTGAVLSPARRREVLAIARAAGAFVVEDDFARFLGHADAPPLPAPLAADDPDGVVVHVRSLTKPTSPSLRVGALTARGPALQRLRAVQSTDSFFVPRPLQETALELVGSPVWPRHLRELSAALRERRTAAATALAPTGLLPAHLPHGGYHLWLRLPDGTDDRYAVAEALRHGVALTPGRPYFAAEPSGAFVRLSYVAAPTTTQVVEGVGRYFQGRGEVGWFLAVVATRGWLSRPCGVYAGARLGCPSRAFCVGGR; encoded by the coding sequence ATGAACGAGCGTAGCAGTGGGGCCGAACTCGCCGCCATCCTCCGCAGCGAACTCGACCGCTACCCGGTCGGCGGCCGGTTGCCCTCGAGTCGGGCGTTGATGGAGCGTCACCAGGTGAGCCCGGTGACGGTCTCCCGGGCCATCGCCCAGCTGGTCGCCGAGGGCGCCGTGGTCTCCCGGCCCGGCGCCGGGGTCTTCCGCACCGCGCCCCCACGACCCCCGGCCGCCACCGCCGACCTCTCCTGGCAGGAGGTGGCGCTCAGCGCCGAGGCCGGGCAGCCCCCCGCCCGCTCCACCGACCCCTCCGGCGTGCTCGGCGCGCTCACCGTGCAGCCGCCGGACGTGATCGACCTGAACAGCGGCTACCTGCACTCCTCGCTTCAACCCGAACGCGCCCTCTCCGCCGCACTCGCCCGGGCCGGCCGCCGCCCCGGCGCCTGGGAGCGCCCGCCGGTGGACGGCCTGGCCGAGCTGCGGGCCTGGTTCGCCCGCGACATCGGCGGCTCCCTCACCACCTCCGAGGTGCTGGTCTCGGCCGGCGGCCAGAGCGCCCTCACCACCGCCCTGCGCTCGCTCGCCGCCCCGGGCGCCCCCGTCCTGGTCGAGTCCCCCACCTACCCCGGCACCCTGGCCGTGGCCCGGGCGGCCGGCCTGCGGCCCGTCCCCGTGCCGATGGACACCGAGGGCATCCGCACCGACCTGCTCGCCGACGCCTTCGGCGCCACCCGGGCCCGCGTCCTGGTCTGCCAGCCGCTGTTCCAGAACCCGACCGGGGCCGTGCTCTCCCCCGCGCGAAGGCGCGAGGTGCTGGCCATCGCCCGGGCCGCCGGCGCCTTCGTGGTCGAGGACGACTTCGCCCGCTTCCTCGGCCACGCCGACGCCCCGCCGCTGCCGGCCCCGCTCGCCGCCGACGACCCCGACGGCGTGGTGGTGCACGTCCGCTCGCTCACCAAGCCCACCTCCCCGAGCCTGCGGGTCGGCGCCCTCACCGCCCGCGGCCCCGCCCTGCAGCGCCTGCGCGCCGTCCAGTCCACCGACAGCTTCTTCGTCCCCCGCCCCCTCCAGGAGACCGCCCTCGAACTGGTCGGCTCCCCCGTCTGGCCCCGCCACCTGCGCGAACTCTCCGCCGCCCTGAGGGAGCGCCGCACCGCCGCCGCCACCGCCCTCGCCCCCACCGGCCTCCTCCCGGCCCACCTCCCCCACGGGGGCTACCACCTCTGGCTCCGCCTCCCCGACGGCACCGACGACCGCTACGCCGTGGCCGAAGCCCTCCGCCACGGCGTCGCCCTCACCCCCGGCCGCCCCTACTTCGCCGCAGAGCCCTCCGGGGCTTTCGTCCGCCTGAGCTACGTTGCCGCCCCGACCACGACCCAGGTCGTGGAAGGAGTGGGGCGGTATTTCCAGGGGCGCGGGGAAGTGGGGTGGTTTCTAGCGGTCGTTGCAACACGTGGTTGGTTGTCTAGGCCGTGTGGAGTTTATGCAGGCGCTCGGCTGGGGTGTCCCAGTCGAGCGTTTTGCGTGGGCGGCCGTTGA
- a CDS encoding DMT family transporter yields the protein MTAQDSAIRPVSVAVGGSTAALAVLAFSFSFPATVWTLQGFGPWTATALRGLIAAVAAAICLRAARAPLPTRRQWPGLLAVAVGCVLGFPLLTTLALRTSSTAHSAVVIGLLPLATAVVGALRTGARPARAFWFAALAGAAVVLAFTLGQSHGAFSRADLYLFAALLVCSVGYAEGGRLARELPGWQVIAWGVLLALPVLLPTAVWALATEPVHLGWHAVTGLAYQGLVSQFGGFVLWYRGMARIGVPRASQYQLGQPLLTLAWAVLLLGEPLGPAAPLTALAVLACIAVTQRARA from the coding sequence ATGACAGCACAAGATAGCGCTATCCGTCCGGTCTCGGTAGCGGTCGGCGGCTCCACCGCCGCCCTGGCCGTGCTCGCCTTCTCGTTCAGCTTCCCCGCCACGGTCTGGACGCTCCAGGGCTTCGGCCCCTGGACGGCCACCGCCCTGCGCGGCCTGATCGCCGCCGTCGCCGCCGCGATCTGCCTGCGCGCCGCCCGCGCCCCGCTGCCCACCCGCCGTCAGTGGCCCGGCCTGCTGGCCGTGGCGGTCGGCTGCGTGCTGGGGTTCCCGCTGCTCACCACGCTCGCGCTGCGCACCTCCTCCACCGCCCACTCGGCCGTGGTGATCGGGCTGCTGCCGCTGGCCACGGCCGTGGTCGGCGCGCTGCGCACGGGGGCCCGCCCGGCCCGGGCGTTCTGGTTCGCCGCGCTGGCCGGGGCGGCGGTGGTGCTGGCCTTCACGCTGGGTCAGAGCCACGGCGCGTTCTCGCGGGCGGACCTCTACCTGTTCGCGGCCCTGCTGGTCTGCTCGGTGGGCTACGCCGAGGGCGGGCGGCTGGCCCGGGAGCTGCCGGGCTGGCAGGTGATCGCCTGGGGCGTGCTGCTGGCGCTGCCGGTGCTGCTGCCCACGGCCGTCTGGGCGCTGGCCACCGAACCGGTGCACCTGGGGTGGCACGCAGTCACGGGCCTCGCCTACCAGGGGTTGGTCTCGCAGTTCGGCGGATTCGTGCTCTGGTACCGGGGCATGGCCCGGATCGGGGTGCCCCGGGCCAGCCAGTACCAGCTCGGTCAGCCGCTGCTCACCCTGGCCTGGGCGGTGCTGCTGCTCGGCGAGCCGCTCGGCCCGGCCGCGCCGCTGACGGCGCTGGCGGTGCTCGCCTGCATCGCCGTCACCCAGCGCGCCCGGGCCTGA
- a CDS encoding sugar ABC transporter substrate-binding protein, giving the protein MNAILRRTLVGTTAVSLALALAACGSSDGSPSASATGAKTIGLLLPEKASSNRYEAFDKPLITDSIMGLCSRCSVDYANANGEESTQKEQFEALLTKGVKVILLDPVNAKNTAAWVDEANRQGAKVIAYDRLAAGNVAAYVSFDNERTGELQGTALTDAIGPKAKDAQIVMINGAEADPNAAAFKAGAHQTLDGKVKAIGYEQSGEWQPTLAAQKMNEAIRSLGKDNIQGVYSANDGMAAAIVDAMHAAGMKNVPIGGQDASLDAIKRILTGDQSYTIYKPYKPEADAAADIAVYLLKGLDVASVARGNIQSGDQQIPSMLLTPIVVTKQNVASTIVGGGLYKAADICTPEVAAACQDAGVH; this is encoded by the coding sequence ATGAACGCGATCCTCCGTCGCACCCTCGTCGGCACCACCGCCGTGTCACTGGCACTGGCACTGGCCGCCTGCGGGTCGAGCGACGGCTCCCCGAGTGCCTCGGCCACGGGGGCCAAGACCATCGGCCTGCTGCTGCCGGAGAAGGCCTCGTCCAACCGGTACGAGGCCTTCGACAAGCCGCTGATCACCGACTCGATCATGGGCCTGTGCTCCCGCTGCTCCGTGGACTACGCCAACGCCAACGGCGAGGAGTCCACCCAGAAGGAACAGTTCGAGGCGCTGCTGACCAAGGGCGTCAAGGTGATCCTGCTCGACCCGGTCAACGCCAAGAACACCGCCGCCTGGGTCGACGAGGCCAACCGCCAGGGCGCCAAGGTGATCGCGTACGACCGGCTGGCCGCGGGCAACGTGGCCGCGTACGTCTCCTTCGACAACGAGCGCACCGGCGAGCTCCAGGGCACCGCGCTGACCGACGCGATAGGCCCCAAGGCCAAGGACGCCCAGATCGTGATGATCAACGGCGCCGAGGCCGACCCGAACGCCGCCGCCTTCAAGGCCGGCGCGCACCAGACGCTGGACGGCAAGGTCAAGGCGATCGGCTACGAGCAGTCCGGCGAGTGGCAGCCCACCCTGGCCGCCCAGAAGATGAACGAGGCCATCCGCAGCCTCGGCAAGGACAACATCCAGGGCGTCTACTCGGCCAACGACGGCATGGCCGCCGCGATCGTGGACGCCATGCACGCCGCCGGGATGAAGAACGTCCCGATCGGCGGCCAGGACGCCTCGCTGGACGCGATCAAGCGCATTCTCACCGGCGACCAGTCCTACACCATCTACAAGCCGTACAAGCCGGAGGCCGACGCCGCCGCCGACATCGCGGTGTACCTGCTCAAGGGCCTGGACGTCGCCTCGGTGGCCCGGGGCAACATCCAGAGCGGCGACCAGCAGATCCCCTCGATGCTGCTGACCCCGATCGTGGTGACCAAGCAGAACGTCGCCTCCACCATCGTCGGCGGCGGGCTCTACAAGGCCGCCGACATCTGCACCCCCGAGGTGGCCGCCGCCTGCCAGGACGCCGGCGTGCACTGA
- a CDS encoding cupin domain-containing protein gives MEHVPFEQQELGEAGQVTAPDGSTVRPLLALPGLGGLARFELAPGAVSRAVSHATVQEIWHVVQGSGWMWRCQDGHQEQTELRPGVTLTVPLGTAFQFRADPGGRALHVLAVTMPPWPGTDSEARPETGPWLPTTGRGFGS, from the coding sequence ATGGAGCACGTCCCGTTCGAACAGCAGGAGCTCGGCGAGGCCGGCCAGGTGACGGCGCCCGACGGCTCGACGGTGCGGCCGCTGCTGGCGCTGCCCGGGCTCGGTGGGCTGGCCCGGTTCGAGCTGGCCCCGGGGGCCGTCTCGCGGGCGGTCTCGCACGCCACCGTGCAGGAGATCTGGCACGTCGTCCAGGGTTCGGGGTGGATGTGGCGGTGTCAGGACGGGCACCAGGAGCAGACCGAACTGCGCCCCGGGGTGACCCTCACGGTCCCGCTGGGCACGGCCTTCCAGTTCCGCGCCGATCCGGGCGGGCGCGCACTGCACGTGCTGGCCGTGACCATGCCGCCCTGGCCGGGCACCGACAGCGAGGCCCGGCCGGAGACCGGCCCCTGGCTGCCCACCACCGGCCGGGGATTCGGTTCGTAG
- a CDS encoding EamA family transporter yields the protein MTAASGPSTSQAPDLRKADDPAQVSRVAWAALGVVYVVWGSTYLAIRVTVETVPPMTSAAIRFLCAGLLLAVVLSLRQGPKALAVTGRQLGSAALVGLMLLVGGNGLVVFAERSVPSGLAALLVAAVPLWVVLLRRATGHRTPAATLAGVLVGLVGLGVLTVPGLRGEVRLGGMLTVIGATVLWSSGSFLAARLPMPGNALVASVYEMLAGGLGALVLAAVRGELTGFEPSTVSTASWLALGYLVLFGSLLAFTAYAWLLQHAPLPLVATYAYVNPVVAVFLGWLILAEPLTWPVLLGGAIVVAGVCLVVRTER from the coding sequence ATGACAGCAGCCTCCGGACCCTCCACCTCGCAGGCCCCCGACCTACGCAAGGCCGACGACCCGGCCCAGGTCTCCCGGGTGGCCTGGGCCGCCCTCGGTGTGGTCTACGTGGTCTGGGGCTCGACCTACCTGGCGATCCGGGTGACGGTGGAGACGGTGCCGCCGATGACCTCCGCCGCGATCCGCTTCCTCTGCGCGGGCCTGCTGCTGGCCGTGGTACTGAGCCTGCGCCAGGGCCCGAAGGCGCTCGCGGTCACCGGCCGCCAGCTGGGCTCGGCGGCCCTGGTCGGGCTGATGCTGCTGGTCGGCGGCAACGGGCTGGTGGTCTTCGCCGAGCGGTCGGTGCCCTCGGGGCTGGCCGCGCTGCTGGTCGCGGCGGTGCCGCTCTGGGTGGTGCTGCTGCGCCGGGCCACCGGCCACCGCACCCCGGCCGCCACCCTGGCGGGCGTGCTGGTCGGCCTGGTCGGGCTCGGCGTGCTGACCGTGCCGGGCCTGCGCGGCGAGGTGCGCCTCGGCGGGATGCTCACGGTGATCGGGGCCACCGTGCTCTGGTCCTCGGGCTCCTTCCTGGCCGCCCGGCTGCCGATGCCGGGCAACGCCCTGGTGGCCAGCGTGTACGAGATGCTCGCGGGCGGCCTCGGCGCGCTCGTGCTGGCCGCCGTCCGGGGCGAGCTCACCGGCTTCGAGCCGAGCACCGTCTCCACCGCCTCCTGGCTGGCCCTCGGCTACCTGGTGCTGTTCGGCTCGCTGCTCGCCTTCACCGCGTACGCCTGGCTGCTCCAGCACGCCCCGCTGCCGCTGGTGGCCACCTACGCGTACGTGAACCCGGTGGTGGCGGTCTTCCTCGGCTGGCTGATCCTGGCCGAACCGCTGACCTGGCCGGTGCTGCTGGGCGGTGCGATCGTGGTGGCCGGGGTCTGCCTGGTGGTGCGGACCGAACGCTGA
- a CDS encoding lipase maturation factor family protein, translating into MEWIAAPDYWLGRLLCQRLVAAVYLLGFLAAARQFRALIGAHGLLPVPRFLARVRPRQAPSLFHLHYSDRAFAALAWTGVLLAAAVLAGAAELLPLGGAMALWAVLWVLYLSIVNVGQTWYAFGWESLLLEAGSLMVFLGNGQVAPPWPVLWLLRWLVFRVEFGAGMIKIRGDACWRRLTCTRFHHETQPMPGPLSWFFHHLPALLHRIEVAANHFVQLLVPFLLFTPQPVAGWAALAMITTQLWLVASGNFAWLNWLTIALAAATLPGRAPAGSLPRPTPLWFGVLAWAVTALVAYLSYRPARNLLSRRQQMNRSYNPLHLVNAYGAFGSVNRMRLEVVIEGERAGHWQEYGFRGKPGELHRMPRQYAPYHLRLDWLMWFAGISPSYARPWFTGLAARLLVNDPDTLRLLRHNPFPHGPPERVRARLYRYRFTDWRELRTTGAWWRRALVREYLAPVTLHEVGHLLDDHPHRPRP; encoded by the coding sequence ATGGAGTGGATCGCGGCGCCCGACTACTGGCTCGGCCGGCTGCTCTGCCAGCGCCTGGTGGCCGCCGTCTACCTGCTCGGATTCCTGGCCGCAGCCCGGCAGTTCCGCGCGCTGATCGGCGCCCACGGGCTGCTCCCGGTGCCGCGCTTCCTGGCCCGGGTCCGCCCCCGGCAGGCCCCCAGCCTGTTCCACCTGCACTACTCGGACCGGGCGTTCGCGGCGCTCGCCTGGACCGGCGTGCTGCTGGCCGCCGCCGTGCTCGCGGGCGCGGCCGAACTCCTGCCGCTGGGTGGGGCGATGGCACTCTGGGCGGTGCTCTGGGTGCTCTACCTCTCGATCGTCAACGTCGGGCAGACCTGGTACGCCTTCGGCTGGGAGTCGCTGCTGCTGGAGGCCGGTTCTCTGATGGTCTTCCTGGGCAACGGGCAGGTGGCGCCGCCCTGGCCGGTGCTCTGGCTGCTGCGCTGGCTGGTCTTCCGGGTCGAGTTCGGCGCCGGCATGATCAAGATCCGGGGCGACGCCTGCTGGCGCCGCCTCACCTGCACCCGCTTCCACCACGAGACCCAGCCGATGCCCGGCCCGCTCAGCTGGTTCTTCCACCACCTGCCCGCCCTGCTGCACCGGATCGAGGTGGCCGCCAACCACTTCGTCCAACTCCTCGTCCCCTTCCTCCTCTTCACCCCGCAGCCGGTGGCCGGCTGGGCCGCCCTCGCGATGATCACCACCCAGCTCTGGCTGGTCGCCTCCGGCAACTTCGCCTGGCTCAACTGGCTCACCATCGCCCTCGCCGCCGCCACCCTCCCGGGCCGCGCCCCGGCCGGTTCGCTCCCGCGCCCCACCCCGCTCTGGTTCGGCGTCCTGGCCTGGGCGGTCACCGCCCTGGTCGCGTACCTGAGCTACCGGCCGGCCCGGAACCTGCTCAGCCGCCGCCAGCAGATGAACCGTTCGTACAACCCGCTGCACCTGGTCAACGCGTATGGCGCCTTCGGCTCGGTCAACCGGATGCGGCTCGAAGTCGTGATCGAGGGGGAGCGGGCCGGCCACTGGCAGGAGTACGGCTTCCGGGGCAAACCCGGCGAACTGCACCGAATGCCCCGGCAGTACGCGCCGTACCACCTGCGGCTGGACTGGCTGATGTGGTTCGCCGGGATCTCCCCGTCCTACGCCCGCCCCTGGTTCACCGGCCTGGCCGCCCGGCTGCTGGTCAACGACCCGGACACGCTGCGGTTGCTGCGCCACAACCCCTTCCCGCACGGCCCGCCCGAGCGGGTCCGCGCACGGCTCTACCGCTACCGGTTCACGGACTGGCGGGAGTTGCGCACCACCGGCGCGTGGTGGCGGCGCGCGCTGGTGCGGGAGTACCTCGCGCCGGTGACGCTCCACGAGGTGGGCCACCTGCTCGACGACCACCCCCACCGTCCCCGCCCATGA